The following DNA comes from Camelina sativa cultivar DH55 chromosome 14, Cs, whole genome shotgun sequence.
CAGATCGAAGGTTTACCTTGGTATCGACAACCATGGAAATAGATCAAGCCAGAGTTGTAGACACATGAGAAGTGCATGATGTTACTCTAATGATGGATCTGTATATCCTTTGGAGAGAACTTCTTCACGTGAAACTCGGCGGCTGATACAAGAGCCGAGGAGGATGATTTCTCATGAGGATCCTCAAGCTGAGGCGAGGAGAAGAAGCACCACTCGCCACGGCCTTTGGGGTTTCCGTCGTCTGCGATGGCGAATAAGAGCCGCGGCTTAGACAAGGAGTTGGTCAGAAACAAGGACTTGAAATACGGAGTAGCAAACATTGATTCCCATTGCTTCGACACGCAACGAAACCTCGCGACTGCATCTCCGGGGAATCTCGAGAATATCTCCAGGATCAGCTCAATCGACATGGTTAGTGATGATTTCATCATCTTCGAAACAGAGAtgacaaggagaagaagaagaacactgCAACAAGAGGTCTCGGTGGTGTGACAATCTCTACAACGTCTCAGCCATTTCTTAGGGTTACAACCGCTTAAGTTTCTCCGAGACACACCCTCCTTTACACACAAGCTTCGTTTATAGACCTAACCGCGCGAATTACAAGTGAATAAGTCGGTTAGGTTTCACCGTTTCACTAAACCGTAAACCATGTAAGCTAGAATTAAACCAACTGACTTTACCCATCTCTTGATTAAACCAGCTTCCAGTTGACATTACCAGTCCGGTTTAAGCATCAATATTAGATTGATTTTCATAAGAACCAACAATGACCTGCCGATACAACGAAGAAAGAGATACGTTTAAGACCAATCTCTGTTATGAAATGGGCATGTCAATTTGTTGTGCTATTTTATCTATGAAATTGTgctctttcttgttttataattgtttcaATAAATCAAGTTTTATACTTGGCTGGCTTCGTTTCCAATTGAGAATAAATTGGACTAGAACTGGTTTCTTTACTCTGGAATTATCTTACCATCCCATTGTGAACAAGTTGGGATACATTATGGACCtggtctctgtttttttttttttttttttttNNNNNNNNNNNNNNNNNNNNNNNNNNNNNNNNNNNNNNNNNNNNNNNNNNNNNNNNNNNNNNNNNNNNNNNNNNNNNNNNNNNNNNNNNNNNNNNNNNNNNNNNNNNNNNNNNNNNNNNNNNNNNNNNNNNNNNNNNNNNNNNNNNNNNNNNNNNNNNNNNNNNNNNNNNNNNNNNNNNNNNNNNNNNNNNNNNNNNNNNNNNNNNNNNNNNNNNNNNNNNNNNNNNNNNNNNNNNNNNNNNNNNNNNNNNNNttttttttttttttttttttgctatggtTGGGATACATCATacattataactcaaaattgaCAGATTTCATTATCAAATTCAGTCATGTACAAACAAGCAACTACGATTCTTAAGAGATTGAACAAGTTCTTCATAGTAATCAGATCATCCACTTGAAAAGCCACTTCCATACCAAGAGAACCAAGCAAAGGAACACCTGCATAAGTagacaataaaacaaaagatgataACGAATAACATAGAACGATTTAGAAACCTAAAACACAATCgaagattgataaaaaaaaagatgtaaacAGGTATTAAAGTAACAAGTAGCTTATGGTAAAAAGAAGCTAACAGTGTCTCAAAGCCTGATTTTATTTTCTGCCTAAGAAAAACGAAATGTTGAAACACATTTTTATCAACTTTGGACACAGATACCAGAAAACAGCCAAAATCAATTCCAACTatttgtcaaatgttttttcATACCTAAACTTTAATACTCTGCAAATAACAACTTGaactatattaaaattcaaatttgctatCTAAAACAATCCATGACATCCACGTAGCACTAGGACTTACCAAAACTACGtcattttggtcatttttgggtGTGTTGTGGCaagaaattaccaaaaataagTCTCACAACACACTCGAAAACGGACTTCAATACCCCATTTTTTGTCAAACGCTTTGTTTCTTACCACAACACACttaaaaatgaccaaaatgaATTAGTTTTGGTAAGTCTTAGCACCACGTGGACACCACAGGTCGTCATCGTTAAACCCTAACTTAACACTGTTTGAGCAAAAGTTGAAACTGTCAATATTTCATATAGTTTAggtagcaaatttgaattttaatacaatTCAGGTTATTATTTGCAAGGTGTTAaagtttaggtataaaaaatcGGGGATTGATTTTGGCCATTTTCCCCATCAGAAACAATAGGCAAATCATCacacaaataacacaaaagGATTAAAACTGAAATCTCAGCCGAAAGATGGTGATCTAGTGATTTTGATAATCATTGAATAATCATTCAATTTGGACATAATTTCAACATTGATTGCATATAATCAAAggactcaaaacaaaaaaaacaaagaaaaaacaaaagaaaacacaagagaGGTCAGATGGTAGTGCATGGATCTGTATTTCAGATTTGGAGACGTATGGAAATTATATCCTCATTCTCCCGATGTATAAAAATCAATACTTTGAATCGCTTTCTTGTCACTCGGTTGATAAGGGTgattggttgtgcgactcagtaactagatgaggtagAGTTTGGAATATTTATGGGAGTTTTTGTAAATATCGATTTTTACGTCGGTTGTCTCATCGGAATAATGAAATTCTGATCAGATTGTTTTGCGTAGATTCTGTGTTAGTATTGGGAATCCGGATACGGTCGTTTCAAAGaataatatgataataaatTCTATTTTCTATATGATTGTCAGTGATGCTTAATTAGTCAATAGTCAATATTGTTAAAAGTatgcttaattattttatttattaaaatccatatataaattagaattaGTGAATGATGCAATTACTTAAAATTCTGAAACAGATCACAATATAATGGGCCTTTCTAGTCTTGACCAAATCGAAGTCAACAAAATAACTGAATGAATATTAAACTTGAGAACCAATACCTAACCGAAAATCGAATGGATTAACGAAATATCcaacatattatatatcaaaaatattaattatatttatacttaATATAACCCAATTACCAAATAACAATTAGAAATCAGTTaaaatttaatctttataaaccaaaatatttaaaataacaaaaaatatcgGAAGATATCTAGAACCAAATGGATATATCAAAAAGAATACATCCTAAACTTCTATATCTAAAATATCTGAAACAAAATGGTTCTACccgtaaccaaaccgaataaaCTTAGTCTACACTATTAAGCCACGTAAGTAATTATCTCGTGATCCCTAATAATATTAGGCTAATTAATACGGCGATTTGTTTCGAGACCTTAATGGAAGTCCAGCTTTAATAATGTGTCACCGGTTCAGAATAGTTTAATCGGCTGGTTGGCTTACCTAAACCACATAGAACACCAAAATATCGGGTCAAACCGATATCATCCACACAACCCATAATTTTCAATGTACTATATAATGTGAACTGGTAGAGCTTATTTGTTTGTGGTAAAGTTGGAtattccctatatattaatatctcCTATATATCCCCTACGTATTAATAGAAAAGCATTCTCTTGAAAAAGCTAATATATCGTCGCCAGAGAGCTCGAGACACATTTAGcaaaaaacctttaaattttctacttaattacattaacatgccattatatattcaaaaaaaacaattaacgaataataattagatatgtcatcatttcttacacaaatttaaatatcacatataaaaactaattaaataattacatactattatAAGtcaaatttcactaaaatttacttacaaatatacaagtcaaagttatattacATACtatcttaaaatcaatattaatATCTCCTATATATCCCCTACATATTAATATAGAAGCACtctcttgaaaaagctgatatatcgccgccagagagctcgagacacatttagcaaaaaacctttaaattttctacttaattacattaacatgccattatatattcaaaaaaaacaattaactgaataataattagatatgtcattatttctcacacaaatttaaatatcacatattaaaactaattaaataattacatactattttaagtcaaatttcactaaaatttacttacaaatatacaagtcaaagttatattacATACtatcttaaaatcaatataagtaaaatattttaaaaaggctataaaaacatataaagttaataaaaataaagaacatataacttattaaacatataacttattaaacatataacttattaacaaaatcatataaaaatgttattttttatgttagtattattacaataataatttaaataacaagctttcaatagttattataattgattataaaaagaaatatattatccttgaattatctccaactcattaaaagaaacttaattctcaaaaaataaagatttatatatattcataaataaatataaaaatgacaacaaattatgggatatcatgatgtgtgattatttatatatatctaagtatgtaaactaattactctcaacatttagtgtgattattcattaaaaatggaaatattgataaccgaataggaatatatgttttaattgcACATTAATCtatgctattaaaaaggaatgagacaataacccttatcattatagataaacttagtacccaaaaaaaatcataatatatttaaaatgagtgattattagattatgaaaaattgttataattactcgattaaccataaatataaaaatttgattcttaaagctcacagaaaaatatatatatatatatatatatatNatatatatatatttccataaattgtaacattttataaatattttctttaccacgttcacataattcacgggtgaaatgtattcttacacgaatacgttgattttgaaatttcattaatttttttataatggttTTTCTGGTAATAATccgttatttatagaaaatattaacaaaccgactaactcaaaagatttaaaaagcctaatcacaaatataaaatcaataaattagattattttcaaaaaatttagtttagaatctgattgttactaacatataataaaattaattaattaaactatcgagtaatttagtatgttgttatggttacataagaaacatgcaaaactgttatgattacaaaataaaacataagagatatgaatttgatttttaaaccatacaaaatacatattgcaataaatagtaacattttatcaatattttctcttacaCAGTTAAAAATTTCATggatgaaacatattttttacatgaaaaaacgcagctttgaataaataaataaaaaacttaagttacatattatgtttgactcaaacaaatattggttcttgaataataattttacttataaataattttttttaaatcgatttatgCGCATATTGTTATCTAGTCAGAATATTGTAGCCAAACAAGAAATCGTCTTTATTACTTTACCCGTAAACGCTCCGAAAATAAATAGAGGTCTACAAAAGGAAACTCGTATTAAAGGCTCTTATGAGATGTTTATGGTAAAGCTCAATTTCGTAAGATAGTAGCCAACGAGAAATCATGTTAGTATTTCCTCATTatttaacaatgaaaaaatcGAACCaattttaatatagatattttattagACTACACCAAAAGGCTCTAAATGTTTTATTAGACGAGATATTTATGGCAAACCCAATCTCATGTTATGTTTgttcattaaaagaaaaatgttgtGTTTAGACAGTGTTGCTATATAATTAACTGCGACAGCTAGAAATATATTTAACGATATGTAGTCTTTAACTTAACAAATGTTTCTCTGTTATAAAAAGACTTTTTGAATCGATTCTTCATCTCTGCAGGAAAGCTGAATATTTCAAGAGTGCCATCAACATTAATGATTTAAGATGgctaaatatgttttttttatccaattatctaatgttttatttcttttctcccAGTTTTTTTTAGACTTGAACTGATCATCTGATATTATTTTTGAtgactcaaatatttttttttgaagaaaggCAACAAAGcttaacaatatatttattttttaagtggGATGCTTTCATCCACTGACGCATCGGTTTGTCAAGTATTTTACGCAAAGTGTAACATCTGAGCACCAAAACAACCTTTCAAAATGACAGCTGGAGTTTTACGCAAAATGACAACCTTTCTAGGCACTACCATTACAAACGAATGGAACTAAAGACTTCAACATAGATCTAGCTGTTGGTACTCCTCCTCCAGGTAAAATTTTTGTGGATCTCAATCCGATTTGGGGTAAAAATAGTAGGATAACATCAGAAGTCTACCAAATGGGCTTGTTCTCATTTTCATTCCTTCGGAGCTTACTCGCAAATGGGTTTTAGAGGTAGGGTGCTGGCAAGCAGGTAATTGCCTTTTCACGGTCACTCCCTAAACACCAACAGCTACTCTAACCCCTCTCAAGCTTGTCTCGCTTCCGATTTGGGTTATTCTGAAGAATGTGCTCCCTCAGTTATACTCTCTTCCGGGTCTCAGCACCATAGCCTCTGGAATTGGGGAGCCTCTACACACAGAGAAGCATCAGCTTCCTCCTTTATCCACCGATACAAGAATTAAAATCGAGATTCTGCTAAACAAGTCTCTCCCGCAGTCTGTACTAGTtgaggatgatgatggtaaTGAGCTTCGTGTGTGGGTTGAGTATCCACATCTACCTCCCAAGTGTGATTTCAGCAGTGAATATGGTTATCTTTACCATCGCTGCCCTACTGATCCAGTTATTGAGAAGAAGACGGTAATGTCTGACAAAGATTCGACATCAGCTCCTCCCATGCCATCTAAAGATTCACAGTTCACATGGCAAGTTAAAGGGCATTTAGTTGCAGGAATCCCTATTCCTGACACTCCTGCAGATCCTCCTGCTACTTTGCAACGATCTGAAGTACCTAACCTTCCATCATTGTCTACCATTGACCCCATTGTCATGCCCCCATCGACAACCACCCACAAATATTTGGACTCTCCATCAGCTGACTCTCCAAATGAATGGCAAGTTGTGCATCATCTCTCTAAATCTCTAAAGGCATCGCCTGACTGCTCCCTCCCTGATCGTAGTACTGGTTCCTCAAGCATCAACAAAGTGACGAAACTGTCCACTGCATCTGATACGGCCCAGGGTAAGGCTCAGAACACTGTCGACCCTGCAATTCTAAGGCCACTTGCCAATCAAACAAAATTCGTAGTCAAAATGACCTTACCAAAGAAAACAAGTGCTAAGCCTCCAAAGCTCACTAGTCGAGGACGTCTGCCTGCACAAGGCCTTTCTCATCTTCGTCACGCTTGAAAGCTATGCATTCATCCTTTTGCCcacttttgatgatgatgaagatcttttgttataatattaGGGGTTTGAATACATCCCTCCGGCAAGTAGAACTCAAGAGATGGGTTCAAGCTTCTAGACCTTTATTAGGAGGATTTTTGGAAACACATGTTCAAATAGAGAATGCGACTGCTATTTTGGCCCGGAACTTCCCGGGTTGGCGTTATGATTTTAACTATACCTCTAATGCTCAAAATGGgagaatttggattgtttgggATCCTGCTGTCAATGTTATCACCTTCTGTAAGACTGATCAGCTCATCACCTGTGGAGTTTTCGACACTGCGGCTAATCTATCCTTCTCATTAACCTTTGTCTATGCCCGTAACTGCATGATCGCAAAGAGAGAGTTATGGCAAACTTTACAAGAACTTCATGACTACGGTCTCCAACGCAATCATCCTTGGTTGATTCTTGGGGATTTCAACCAGATCCTTAGAGCGGATGAGCACTACTCACTCCTTCCTTATCCTCATCCAACTCAAGGTATGGCTGAATTTCAACAATGCATTGACTCTTGTGAATTTCTGGAGCTGGCAAGTAGAGGGGCGGACCACACCTGGTTTAATAGTCAGATTCACAATCCGAGCACTAGGAAGCTTGATAGAGCACTGGTCAACAAAGCATGGTTGACAACTTTCCCTCAGGCAAATGCTCTTTTTGATGCTCCGGGAGGTTCAGATCACTGTCCTATTCTAGTTGCGACCTctgaaaatgaagaaagaagaaaggtcCCCTTCAAGTTCTACTCCTTCTTTACTTCGCATCCTGACTATCCAGGACAAGTTGAAGCAGCCTGGAACTCAACTATTGTGCAAGGGAATATGATGTTCTCCCTTTGTCAGAAGCTCAAGGCTGTTAAGATGGTTTGTAAAAGCTTGATACGCACTCACTTCAGTAATATTCAAGCGAGATCAGCGGAAGCATTGGAAGCTCTGAGCAATACTTAGAATCAGTTGTTAACCTCACCGAATCCAGTCCTGTTTGAAGAAGACAAATTGGCTCGGACTCGCTGGCTAATCTTGTCTGCAGCGGAGGAGACTTTCTTGATGGAAAAGTCAAGGGTTCGTTGGTGCACAGAAGGAGATTCCAACACTCGATTTTTCCATAACTCACTCAAGGATCGTCAGGCGAGGAATATTATTAGATCTCTGATTGATGATAATGGAGAGCGGATATCAGATAAGAAGAAACTTAAAAGCATGATAATGGCTTACTACCAAAGGATGCTGGGAACATCAGATGCACTCGTCTTGCCACTCTCGGTGGAGATGATCCAAGAACTCCATCCTTTCAGATGTTTGGAGGACATTGCAGCTTCTCTCACTGTCATCCCAACCCCTGAGTTGATCACCTCCACCCTCTTCTCACTTCCCAGAAATAAAGCTTCAGGACCCGATGGATTCACTGTTGATTTTTTCATTGACTCGTGGTCTCTTGTTGGTCCTATGGTTATCGAAGCTGTTCTCAAATTATTCAAGACTGGTAAACTCCTGAAGCAAGCCAATGCCACTATCCTCTCTCTCATCCCTAAGACAGTCACCGCTGAGAAGCTTACTGAATTCAGACCAATTTCTTGCTGCAATAcaatatacaaaatcatctctCGGATTCTTGCCAATCGTCTCAAGTTATTCACCAGTCAGGTGGTACAAAGAAATCAAACAGCTTTCATTCCTGGTAGGTTGCTGTGTGAAAATGTTTTGCTTGCTTCTGAGCTTGTAGCGGATTTCAACAAAGACGGTCGAGGCTGTCTTCAAATCGATTTGTCTAAGGCTTTTGACAATGTGGACTGGGGCTTTCTATCCAACATACTGACAGCTTATAATCTTCCTCCTTTATTCATCAATTGCCTCAAAGCTTGCTATATGTCTCCTTCTTTTTCAGTGGCCTTCAATGGAGAACCGATTGGATATTTTTCTGGAAGAAAAGAATTAAGGCAAGGAGACTCCATTTTGGCTCCTCTATTTACCCTTGTCATGgatattttgtcaaaaaagtTAGACAAGGCGGCTACCTTGGGAAGATTTCGACCACATCCTCTAATAACGCATCTTAGCTTTGTTGATGACATCATGGTCTTCTTCGATGGAAGTGAGGAATCTTTGGTTCATATCCTGGATATCATTGCCCAGTTTAAAGCTGCATCAGGTTGGGAGTTAACTTACAAAAAACGTGCTTGTTCTTGGATGGCAACAACCGAGTCTCTCTTAGCCAAATCGCTCACAGACACAATCTCTCCCATGGTTCGTTGTCAATGCGCTATTTGGGGGTTCCTCTCATCACTCATAAGCTAACTCCTTCTGACTATCAGCCGCTTAAAGACAAGGTGAAAGGGCGGATTAACTCCTGGACAAACAGACATCTCTCATTTGATGGTAGGTTACAATTGCTCCAGTCAGTAATCAACAGTACAATCAACTTTTGGGCTTCAATTTTCTTATTACCTAACAAATGTATGGAGAAGCTTGAGCAAATTTGTGGTGCATTTTTGTGGAATGGCACTGCGGATACTGCTAGGGGGGCAAAGGTTTCTTGGGAAACATTGTGTTCTACAAAAGCTGCTGGAGGACTAGGCCTAAAGAGGCTTGTGGATTGGAATAAGATATTTGGACTCAAGCTTATTTGGCTTCTCTACTCGCATGCTGGTTCCCTTTGGGTTTCCTGGGTTAAACACCATTTAATAAGGGATAAGTGCTTCTGGAATGCAGATTTTCGAAATTCGGGGAGCTGGATTTGGCGACGCTTGTGTAAGCTTAGGCCTCTTGCAAGACCCTTTGTGTACTTCA
Coding sequences within:
- the LOC104743720 gene encoding uncharacterized protein LOC104743720, which gives rise to MHSSFCPLLMMMKIFCYNIRGLNTSLRQVELKRWVQASRPLLGGFLETHVQIENATAILARNFPGWRYDFNYTSNAQNGRIWIVWDPAVNVITFCKTDQLITCGVFDTAANLSFSLTFVYARNCMIAKRELWQTLQELHDYGLQRNHPWLILGDFNQILRADEHYSLLPYPHPTQGMAEFQQCIDSCEFLELASRGADHTWFNSQIHNPSTRKLDRALVNKAWLTTFPQANALFDAPGGSDHCPILVATSENEERRKVPFKFYSFFTSHPDYPGQVEAAWNSTIVQGNMMFSLCQKLKAVKMVCKSLIRTHFSNIQARSAEALEALSNT